From the Thermovirga lienii DSM 17291 genome, one window contains:
- a CDS encoding transcriptional regulator, CdaR (PFAM: Putative sugar diacid recognition~COGs: COG3835 Sugar diacid utilization regulator~InterPro IPR008599~KEGG: aco:Amico_0355 transcriptional regulator, CdaR~PFAM: sugar diacid recognition domain protein~SPTR: Transcriptional regulator, CdaR), which translates to MLERFAQIICETTWKIIGYEVIITDPKAVIIGSSNPERIGTIHQPSIEAMKLKQEIFTDEIEATNWPGVKPGVTLPISLGGEVVGSIAIAGNHKEVAKYGHLVQKHAEIFLHEQVLTESSLARERALSDLVSLLASFRPSEDDPSVILVRGKELGFNLNKPRICLAIELNNPNTGETGEMVTFNTVRNTILPILRNEFNDPEDIVAHIGEVRFSVIKSLPSRIVEDPKTMQDKFIEAYQALQRNLDKYSYKVYVGIGNLAKGVEALHESYKNSWKAINIASDKALGIYSIGSYRIEELLSTVNKSDAKSFVSQTLGDLEKLSDWNEIRRTFMAWIENPFNPRIVSKKLNIHRNTLNYRLDKIKKTSHLNPRNFKDAFCLFLAITMQSNKNI; encoded by the coding sequence TTGTTGGAAAGGTTTGCTCAAATCATATGTGAGACCACATGGAAGATTATTGGCTATGAGGTAATAATCACCGACCCAAAAGCAGTAATCATTGGCTCCAGCAACCCAGAGAGGATAGGAACAATACATCAACCATCGATTGAAGCCATGAAGTTAAAGCAAGAAATTTTCACAGATGAAATTGAGGCCACGAATTGGCCAGGGGTCAAACCTGGAGTTACATTGCCCATCTCTTTGGGAGGAGAAGTCGTAGGATCCATAGCCATAGCGGGAAATCACAAGGAAGTTGCTAAATACGGGCATTTAGTTCAAAAACACGCAGAGATATTCCTTCATGAACAAGTCCTCACCGAATCTAGCCTTGCAAGGGAAAGGGCCTTAAGTGATTTGGTATCTCTTTTGGCGTCTTTCAGACCATCAGAAGACGATCCTTCGGTGATACTTGTTAGAGGAAAGGAGCTTGGCTTCAACTTAAATAAACCAAGGATATGCCTGGCCATAGAATTGAACAACCCTAACACAGGGGAAACGGGGGAAATGGTCACGTTTAACACTGTAAGAAACACGATACTGCCCATCCTACGAAACGAATTCAATGATCCGGAGGATATAGTGGCTCACATAGGGGAGGTGCGCTTCTCTGTGATAAAAAGCCTCCCTTCCAGGATAGTTGAAGATCCCAAAACGATGCAAGACAAATTCATTGAAGCTTATCAAGCTCTGCAGAGAAACCTCGACAAGTATTCATACAAGGTTTACGTTGGAATAGGAAATCTTGCCAAGGGAGTGGAAGCCCTTCACGAATCATATAAAAACTCATGGAAAGCCATAAACATAGCCTCCGACAAAGCCTTAGGCATATATTCCATTGGCAGCTATAGGATCGAAGAACTCCTGTCTACTGTGAATAAAAGCGATGCCAAGAGCTTCGTATCCCAAACCCTAGGCGATCTAGAAAAGCTAAGTGATTGGAATGAGATAAGAAGAACCTTTATGGCCTGGATAGAAAATCCATTCAACCCCAGGATAGTATCCAAGAAACTCAACATCCACAGGAACACACTGAATTACAGGCTGGACAAGATAAAGAAGACATCCCACCTGAATCCCCGAAATTTTAAAGATGCTTTCTGTTTGTTTTTGGCTATAACCATGCAGTCCAACAAAAACATATAA
- a CDS encoding Radical SAM domain protein (PFAM: Radical SAM superfamily; B12 binding domain~COGs: COG1032 Fe-S oxidoreductase~InterPro IPR006638: IPR007197~KEGG: aco:Amico_0326 radical SAM domain protein~PFAM: Radical SAM domain protein~SMART: Elongator protein 3/MiaB/NifB~SPTR: Radical SAM domain protein) gives MPDYADFLFKLRNKKILGVNPPVRDFAFFDLWAKPLGLLYLLDELRTLGNHVELIDCIFEAKDKPKRFGRYIPRKTLIPKPDVYKAVPRKYYHFGLNEDEFAKRLKETEKPDLVLVTSVMTYWYPGVIWAIKLIKKIFPHTPVLLGGIYPRLCSTHAKLSGADMIQTQPLFLKFEKPAMDLYTNPHYGVTLTSIGCPLRCNYCASSILWPEHRKRNIQKIIKEIQWQLSLGNIEDVAFYDDALLVGKKEHFYPLCDNLISDLPPLRYHTPNGLHVKLIDKTCARYLKKTGFKTIRLSLEGIDENTLRASSYKADEVSFAQAVENLLEAGFTREELETYILIGVPGQTLGDIEKTIAFAHSLGVKVKTAQFSPIPGTPLFEKASDMEPQIRKEPLLHNNTVFCTYVSKLMTPEELQYIKNLAHNSI, from the coding sequence ATGCCGGATTACGCAGATTTTCTTTTCAAATTAAGAAATAAAAAAATCCTAGGAGTGAACCCTCCCGTCAGAGACTTTGCCTTCTTTGATCTCTGGGCAAAACCCTTGGGTCTTTTGTACCTTCTAGATGAACTTAGAACTTTAGGTAACCATGTAGAGCTCATCGATTGCATCTTTGAGGCAAAAGACAAGCCAAAGAGATTCGGAAGATATATACCCAGAAAAACACTAATTCCTAAACCTGATGTATACAAAGCAGTTCCCAGAAAATATTATCATTTTGGACTCAATGAAGATGAATTTGCAAAAAGACTGAAGGAAACGGAAAAACCCGATTTAGTCTTAGTTACCTCTGTAATGACCTATTGGTACCCCGGTGTGATATGGGCCATAAAACTTATCAAAAAAATATTCCCCCACACACCTGTACTGCTAGGGGGCATCTATCCCAGGTTGTGCTCAACTCACGCAAAGCTCTCCGGGGCGGACATGATTCAAACTCAACCTTTATTCTTAAAGTTCGAAAAACCTGCAATGGACCTATATACAAATCCCCATTATGGGGTAACCCTTACCTCTATAGGATGCCCCTTAAGGTGCAATTACTGCGCCTCTTCGATACTCTGGCCTGAACACAGAAAAAGAAACATACAAAAGATAATAAAAGAAATACAGTGGCAGTTGAGCTTGGGCAACATAGAAGATGTGGCATTCTATGATGATGCGCTTCTGGTAGGCAAGAAAGAGCACTTCTATCCCCTTTGTGATAACCTAATAAGCGACCTACCCCCGTTAAGGTACCACACTCCTAATGGACTTCACGTAAAACTCATTGATAAAACCTGTGCTCGCTACCTGAAAAAAACTGGTTTTAAAACCATAAGACTGAGCCTGGAAGGTATAGATGAAAACACACTACGAGCAAGTTCTTACAAAGCTGACGAAGTGTCCTTCGCTCAAGCAGTAGAAAACTTATTGGAAGCCGGGTTTACCAGAGAGGAGTTAGAAACGTACATACTCATCGGAGTACCTGGACAAACACTAGGTGATATAGAGAAAACTATCGCTTTTGCACATTCGCTGGGGGTGAAGGTTAAGACTGCTCAATTTTCGCCCATTCCTGGCACACCACTGTTTGAGAAAGCATCAGACATGGAACCCCAAATAAGGAAGGAACCTTTATTACACAATAATACTGTATTCTGCACATATGTATCCAAACTCATGACCCCGGAAGAACTCCAATACATAAAAAACTTAGCTCACAATAGCATTTAA
- a CDS encoding hypothetical protein (PFAM: SurA N-terminal domain~KEGG: aco:Amico_1258 hypothetical protein~SPTR: Putative uncharacterized protein) — protein MLMRSLRTKTKSIMLVIVVVFVLSLVTMYISRGTSRSRSDAQGDYVVAKVDGQKVMRSQIDTAIRNAAENMNFEELDPKHIAEMRKSVLNNIAIYKELQKEVKAKKIVVDEQEVEEAIKNIEKSFPTKEAFMAYMNDNNIKMEDLKKELRERLAQQKLIQESTANVEVSDEEAKDFYEKTKDYFFKQPEGYDVSYARFKDENDAKKFKELVAEGTGWNEALAEVKGSLISSTEEGKTAFVSSSDFASENLKAFADLKLGEIGGPQKIGEEDYLVLMKKKYNPAKVLSYDEVSGDVKNIITNEKRQQAEQEYLSSLLEKADIQIVDEGYFNPPVEVSSDDNKPSNDNAEENASSDS, from the coding sequence GTGCTAATGCGCTCGTTGAGGACGAAAACTAAAAGCATAATGCTGGTTATAGTTGTAGTTTTTGTATTGTCTTTGGTGACCATGTATATTTCGAGAGGAACTAGTAGAAGCAGGTCCGATGCTCAAGGCGACTATGTGGTAGCAAAAGTTGATGGTCAAAAAGTCATGCGCTCCCAGATAGACACAGCGATTAGAAACGCGGCGGAGAACATGAATTTTGAGGAATTAGATCCCAAGCATATAGCGGAAATGAGAAAGAGTGTACTTAACAACATAGCTATATACAAGGAGCTTCAGAAGGAAGTTAAAGCCAAAAAGATTGTAGTTGACGAACAAGAAGTAGAAGAAGCGATAAAGAACATAGAGAAGAGCTTCCCGACCAAAGAAGCTTTCATGGCCTACATGAATGACAACAACATCAAAATGGAGGATCTCAAAAAAGAACTCCGCGAAAGGCTTGCCCAGCAAAAGTTGATTCAGGAGTCTACGGCCAATGTAGAGGTATCAGATGAAGAGGCCAAGGATTTCTATGAGAAAACCAAAGACTACTTTTTCAAGCAGCCAGAAGGGTATGATGTCTCATATGCGAGGTTCAAAGATGAGAATGATGCTAAAAAGTTCAAAGAACTGGTTGCAGAGGGAACTGGTTGGAATGAAGCCTTGGCTGAGGTCAAAGGAAGCTTGATAAGTTCTACGGAAGAGGGAAAGACAGCTTTCGTTTCTTCTAGTGACTTTGCTTCAGAGAACTTGAAGGCCTTTGCGGATTTGAAGCTGGGGGAAATAGGTGGTCCCCAGAAAATAGGTGAAGAGGATTACCTTGTGTTGATGAAGAAAAAATACAATCCAGCAAAGGTATTATCCTACGATGAAGTGAGCGGAGACGTAAAAAATATCATAACCAACGAGAAGAGACAGCAAGCAGAGCAAGAGTATCTTTCAAGCCTATTGGAGAAGGCTGACATTCAAATAGTTGACGAGGGGTACTTTAATCCGCCGGTTGAGGTTTCTTCTGATGATAACAAGCCATCAAATGACAATGCTGAAGAAAATGCCTCTTCTGATTCTTGA
- a CDS encoding DNA polymerase I (PFAM: 5'-3' exonuclease, C-terminal SAM fold; DNA polymerase family A; 5'-3' exonuclease, N-terminal resolvase-like domain~TIGRFAM: DNA polymerase I~COGs: COG0749 DNA polymerase I - 3'-5' exonuclease and polymerase domains~InterProIPR019760: IPR002421: IPR008918: IPR001098: IPR 002298: IPR018320: IPR020046: IPR020047~KEGG: aco:Amico_1259 DNA polymerase I~PFAM: DNA-directed DNA polymerase; 5'-3' exonuclease, N-terminal resolvase-like domain; 5'-3' exonuclease, SAM-fold domain~PRIAM: DNA-directed DNA polymerase~SMART: 5'-3' exonuclease; Helix-hairpin-helix domain protein class 2; DNA-directed DNA polymerase~SPTR: DNA polymerase I;~TIGRFAM: DNA polymerase I): MEGNVVLLVDGHGLAYRAFYALPELSTKEGIPTNAVLGFANMLVKIMEDVSPRFVGVVFDAAAPTFRHEAFKEYKEGRRPTPELFKEQLPYIKKLADYLGLKVVVQEGVEADDVIAATALEASKLGYKVIILTADKDIFQILGEGIKVIRPNKGVSTFKEYDERVFIEEYGFPPTSFPDYLALVGDKVDNIPGVRGIGDKTARALLKEYKTLEGIYESIDEIKPSISEKLKEQKEQVFMSRDLVRLRLSNPLKIEDIEVRKPKPELFELLHGLEMRKLAERLSKSMNVKSEEMKSKDRSSESVFTVTPIEQLVKNDVVGIYWEGDGTYPQKFQIKNVTMCSDAGEVWSGSGEDFCSVVKVLREDATGKTLVLWGYKELCCALDSARDLRDHVWDVKIASYLLHPDRPPTIVDKRLSNEENASRLLAFYKEGKDSIESLGLQEVFHRIELPLSPVLADMEKKGIKVEVPQLVKLEAELTRRLQEINEEIEAVAGCPVNLNSPKQMSWLLFEHMKYPPIKKTKTGYSTDSEVLEALASMSILDRRVPALVLEYRELTKMLSGFVQPLIKSVDDSTGCVHTTLEQTSTGTGRLSSRDPNLQNLPMYGKWAETFRKSLVPHFDDGVFIAGDYSQIELRVLAHLSKEEKLIEAFEKGRDIHSETARWIFGENSGVPSEEQRRLAKMVNFGLLYGMGEYGLAKRLGISRKEAGELIKRYFDSFPNVKGYLEDSAARAKSEGTTRTLFGRIRPLNEVGTIGERGGNALERVAINTPIQGTAADIAKLAMIRVDEALRNYSKDAFLVLQVHDSLVCECSERIASEVEGILRESMEKVVNLDVPLKVEIKSGRTFAEI, from the coding sequence TTGGAAGGAAATGTAGTTTTGCTTGTGGATGGTCACGGCCTTGCTTACAGGGCTTTCTATGCTTTGCCGGAGCTGAGCACTAAAGAAGGGATTCCTACCAATGCGGTATTGGGATTTGCGAACATGCTCGTTAAGATCATGGAAGATGTATCCCCTAGGTTCGTGGGCGTAGTCTTCGATGCAGCTGCTCCGACGTTCAGACATGAAGCGTTTAAGGAATACAAAGAAGGCAGGAGACCGACTCCTGAGTTGTTCAAGGAACAACTGCCATACATAAAAAAACTTGCGGATTATTTGGGGTTGAAAGTTGTTGTGCAAGAAGGTGTGGAGGCCGATGATGTGATAGCTGCCACAGCCTTGGAGGCTTCCAAATTAGGTTACAAAGTCATTATCCTTACAGCAGACAAAGATATTTTTCAGATACTTGGGGAAGGAATAAAGGTCATAAGACCTAATAAAGGAGTTAGCACTTTCAAGGAATATGATGAACGAGTTTTTATTGAGGAGTATGGTTTCCCTCCGACTTCTTTCCCTGATTACCTAGCCTTGGTGGGAGACAAGGTTGACAACATTCCAGGGGTTAGAGGAATTGGTGATAAGACAGCTAGAGCTCTTTTGAAAGAGTACAAAACCCTGGAAGGCATATATGAATCGATAGATGAGATCAAACCTTCTATAAGTGAGAAACTGAAAGAGCAAAAAGAACAGGTCTTCATGTCTAGGGACCTCGTGAGGTTGAGACTTAGTAATCCTTTGAAAATAGAGGACATAGAGGTGAGAAAGCCCAAACCCGAGCTTTTTGAGTTATTACATGGGCTTGAGATGAGAAAATTGGCCGAGAGGCTCTCCAAAAGCATGAACGTGAAGAGTGAAGAAATGAAATCGAAGGATAGGTCATCTGAATCGGTTTTTACCGTTACCCCTATTGAACAATTAGTGAAGAACGATGTCGTTGGCATTTACTGGGAGGGAGATGGAACTTATCCTCAGAAATTTCAAATAAAAAACGTTACTATGTGTTCTGATGCTGGTGAGGTTTGGAGTGGTAGTGGCGAAGATTTCTGTAGTGTAGTTAAGGTTTTGCGGGAAGATGCTACAGGAAAGACACTGGTTTTATGGGGATATAAGGAGCTGTGTTGTGCTTTAGATAGTGCTAGAGATTTGCGCGATCACGTTTGGGATGTAAAAATAGCTTCATATCTGTTGCACCCTGATAGACCTCCCACGATAGTAGATAAGCGACTGTCCAACGAGGAAAACGCTTCCAGGCTTTTGGCGTTCTATAAAGAAGGAAAAGACTCCATCGAATCCTTGGGGCTACAAGAGGTGTTTCATAGGATAGAGCTCCCTTTATCTCCAGTTCTGGCAGATATGGAAAAAAAGGGGATTAAGGTTGAGGTTCCACAACTTGTCAAATTGGAGGCAGAGCTGACTCGCAGGTTGCAAGAAATAAATGAAGAGATAGAGGCCGTAGCTGGTTGCCCTGTAAACCTAAATTCGCCTAAACAGATGAGCTGGCTTCTTTTTGAACACATGAAATATCCCCCCATAAAGAAAACGAAGACTGGGTACTCCACGGATAGCGAGGTTTTAGAAGCTTTGGCATCCATGAGCATCTTAGATAGAAGGGTGCCTGCTTTGGTGCTGGAATATAGAGAACTAACGAAGATGCTTAGTGGGTTTGTTCAACCGCTTATTAAGAGTGTCGATGATAGTACAGGATGTGTACACACAACATTGGAACAAACTTCCACAGGAACGGGGCGTTTAAGCAGTAGGGATCCAAATTTGCAAAATCTTCCTATGTATGGCAAATGGGCGGAGACCTTCAGAAAGTCCTTAGTCCCTCATTTTGACGATGGGGTTTTCATTGCGGGAGATTATTCTCAAATAGAGTTGAGAGTGTTGGCGCACCTCTCAAAAGAGGAGAAACTTATTGAGGCCTTCGAGAAAGGAAGAGACATACACAGCGAAACAGCCCGATGGATATTTGGAGAAAACAGTGGTGTTCCTTCTGAAGAGCAAAGACGCTTGGCGAAAATGGTTAATTTTGGCCTGCTGTACGGTATGGGAGAGTATGGTCTTGCCAAAAGGCTGGGAATTAGCAGAAAAGAAGCAGGGGAATTGATAAAGAGATACTTTGATTCTTTCCCAAACGTAAAGGGTTATCTTGAGGATAGCGCTGCCAGGGCCAAAAGCGAGGGAACGACCAGAACGCTTTTTGGAAGGATACGACCTTTAAATGAGGTAGGAACCATTGGGGAAAGAGGAGGGAACGCCTTGGAGAGAGTTGCCATAAACACTCCCATCCAAGGTACTGCCGCTGATATAGCTAAATTGGCCATGATAAGAGTTGATGAGGCCCTTAGGAACTATTCGAAGGATGCTTTCTTGGTGCTTCAGGTCCACGATTCTTTGGTGTGCGAATGTAGCGAGAGGATTGCGAGCGAAGTTGAAGGAATCCTCAGGGAGAGTATGGAGAAAGTAGTTAACCTTGATGTTCCACTCAAGGTAGAAATAAAGTCAGGAAGGACTTTTGCAGAGATTTAG